In Archocentrus centrarchus isolate MPI-CPG fArcCen1 chromosome 21, fArcCen1, whole genome shotgun sequence, the following are encoded in one genomic region:
- the LOC115801104 gene encoding olfactory receptor 6N2-like codes for MDDKLNLTYITLDGYVEVEKYRYVYFVIIFTLYVLIVCFNAIIICLIVIHQSLHEPMYIFIAALLINSTFYSTTIYPKLLLDVLSEKQIISHTMCHFQFFLFYTSGGSQFLLLAAMAYDRYVSICKPLQYPAIMKKTTLCVFLVLSWIVPACEVAGTSTLSATSRLCTFTLQGIFCNNSVYKLHCVSSRVLSVYGVIVLLNVAFFPMLYIVFTYTKILVISYQKCGEVRKKAAQTCFPHLLVLFNYSLFCTYDILVVRLESDISKTVRSILTLQVVLYHPLFNPIIYGLKMKEISRQLKRLFCRVK; via the coding sequence ATGGATGATAAACTAAATTTAACTTACATAACTCTTGATGGGTATGTAGAGGTGGAGAAGTACAGATATGTatattttgtgattatttttacaCTATATGTTCTAATAGTTTGCTTTAATGCTATCATTATTTGTCTGATTGTGATTCATCAAAGCCTTCATGAGcccatgtatatttttattgcaGCTTTGCTGATTAATTCTACTTTTTACAGCACAACTATCTACCCAAAGCTTTTGCTTGATGTTTTATCTGAAAAACAGATCATATCACACACAATGTGTcactttcaattttttttattttacacttcAGGGGGGTCACAGTTTTTACTGTTGGCAGCCATGGCCTATGACAGATATGTGTCTATATGTAAACCTTTGCAATATCCAGCTATCATGAAAAAAACTACACTCTGTGTGTTCTTGGTCTTATCTTGGATTGTGCCTGCTTGTGAAGTTGCAGGAACATCAACACTAAGTGCTACCTCAAGACTGTGTACCTTTACTCTGCAAGGAATATTTTGCAATAATTCAGTTTACAAACTTCATTGTGTGAGTTCAAGAGTTCTGTCTGTTTATGGTGTGATTGTTTTGCtcaatgttgcattttttcCTATGCTCTACATAGTTTTCACTTACACAAAAATTCTTGTAATATCCTATCAAAAGTGTGGAGAAGTCaggaaaaaagctgcacagACCTGTTTCCCTCACCTACTGGTTTTATTCAACTATTCATTGTTCTGTACATATGATATTCTTGTAGTTCGACTGGAATCTGATATTTCAAAGACTGTACGTTCAATACTGACTTTGCAAGTCGTTTTGTATCATCCACTATTTAATCCAATCATATATGgactaaaaatgaaagaaatttcaAGACAACTCAAGAGGTTGTTCTGCCGagtaaagtga
- the LOC115800169 gene encoding olfactory receptor 6N2-like, which produces MDVELNITLITLGGFVELHRYRYLYFVIIFTLYILILCCNSTIVCIIWTHTNLHEPMYIFIAALLINSVLYSTTIYPKLLSDVLSEKQVISYPLCLFQAFSYYTSAGSEFLLLAAMAYDRYMSICKPLQYPVIMNKITVHVCLVLAWLVSAFETAVLAVLYSNVKLCRFTLAGIFCNNSFYKLQCVPSVAISIYGVVTVINIGLLPLLFILFSYIRILRISYQSCREVRKKAAKTCLPHLLVLINFSFFIVFDVIIVRQEFDLSTSLPLILTFQSILFRPLLNPIIYGLKMSEISKHLKILFCIVKKQ; this is translated from the coding sequence ATGGATGTTGAATTAAACATAACATTAATAACTCTTGGTGGGTTTGTAGAATTGCACAGATACAGATATCTTTATTTTGTCATCATATTCACACTTTATATTCTGATACTCTGCTGTAATTCCACTATAGTGTGCATTATCTGGACTCACACAAACCTTCATGAGCcaatgtacattttcattgcagcttTATTAATCAACTCTGTTCTTTACAGCACAACTATTTATCCTAAGCTTTTATCTGATGTTTTgtctgaaaaacaggttatatCATATCCACTCTGTCTCTTCCAAGCTTTTTCATATTACACCTCGGCTGGTTCAGAGTTTTTACTGTTGGCAGCCATGGCCTATGACAGGTATATGTCTATATGCAAACCCCTGCAATATCCAGTTATCATGAATAAAATAACTGTACATGTCTGTTTGGTTTTAGCTTGGCTTGTATCTGCTTTTGAGACTGCAGTGTTAGCTGTGTTGTATTCTAATGTAAAACTCTGTAGGTTTACTCTGGCAGGAATTTTTTGTAACAATTCATTTTACAAGCTTCAGTGTGTTCCCTCAGTAGCAATATCTATATATGGTGTAGTCACGGTGATAAATATTGGCCTTCTGCCTCTGCTTTTCATACTTTTTTCATACATCAGGATTCTTAGGATATCTTACCAAAGTTGTAGAGAAgtgaggaaaaaagctgcaaagACTTGTTTACCCCACTTGCTGGTGTTAAtcaacttttccttttttattgtttttgatgtAATTATAGTTAGACAGGAATTCGATTTATCAACATCTCTTCCTTTGATATTAACTTTTCAGTCGATTTTATTTCGTCCTCTTTTAAATCCAATTATATATGGActcaaaatgagtgaaattTCTAAACATCTCAAGATATTGTTTTGTATAGTTAAAAAACAGTGA